aaccagcgtgtccagtgctgtttcttgaacaacacatttttctttccaataacttttcttttttaacgaaatgtaacttttggtcgcttggcaaccacctaaagtcgactcattcaaccgatcagccgcagagaacatatcgaatgatgggagagaagaagcgagaaagctctcttttatcggaaatatttggtggtcctgaaaaggaccgtttttagggatggcagatggcacgagaaagtggttgctgtttaagcacgctcgccacggatgcgacgggcaagctgaatgtccttcggcatgatggtgacacgcttggcgtggatcgcgcacagattggtgtcctcgaacagaccgaccaagtaggcctcgctggcttcctgcagagccatcacagccgagctctggaagcggagatcggtcttgaagtcctgcgcaatctcacgaaccagccgctggaatggcagcttacggatgagcagctcggtcgacttctggtaacgacggatttcacggagagccaccgttcccggacggtaacgatgcggcttcttcactccaccagtagccggcgcactcttacgagcggctttggtggccagctgctttcgcggagcctttcctccggtcgatttacgagcggtctgcttggtacgggccattgttctaccttcgggatgcttcttgctaggtgcacagtgacagtggcgtctgaaatcgggaataacatgaaaccagccagtcgaccccttatttataggcgctctcactgcacacacacactctctcacactcacgatcgttcgctcagttctctcacgcactcatatgcagcgcaagagggtataaaaagggacgcgaatcacgcaccgatctgtgaaacgcgaaagagtcctctgtgtgagaacatcgacctcacgttcgttccaacggttgtaagcaagcaaagcaaagaagcagcagaatgactggccgcggaaagggaggaaaaggtttgggcaaaggaggagccaagcgtcatcggaaagtgctgcgcgataacatccagggcatcaccaagccggccatccgtcgtctggctcgccgtggcggagtgaagcgtatctccggcctgatctacgaggaaacgcgtggagtgctgaaagtgttcctcgagaacgtgatccgcgatgccgttacctacacggaacatgccaagcgcaagaccgtcacggccatggatgtggtgtacgctctgaagcgtcagggccgcactctgtacggtttcggaggctaagcatccgttccacgatcgtcgccaacattatcatcttcagcaaacaaacggtccttttcaggaccaccaaaaatgtctcgcaaaagagttgctattgaatgttctattctccccttttcgatgatgcgtgttgctaggttacggcgcgtacctgagaagaagggtgcattgccacgcatgtgtgtatgtgatcgatcttggcaggtaaagagagcataaagacgcttcgatcctgttcccgggtaatcgacggtagacgatagcgttgtgcgTAGCTTTATGCTTGCTGGaatttttggcgccaactttggcttgggtatttcccctcatacaaacatctggctgcttactctacgtgacgcataagcataccaccaatacatacccatgcgagcggcagcgtctctcttggcaactaccaccaatgttagcatcgcttcttttgattgaaactcattcgacttcgctttggtcgagagaaataataactaacattacaaagccattcctcttttgtttgtttgatatccatttttctagaaatttaagACGTGTCTCTGGgcagtgttttattttttaaatcgcttttgagttttgatcgatctatcgatcgacaaaggaagttaatagcattcgagatattcgacaaacaatagcaagatatttatgttagttttgctaaatcgctgtttgcttttgtatggttataagaattagtttaacgcagaagaaggtacgagtgttctttttgttcataaatgttgtcgccctgaaaaggacggtttttgtggatggtctgtgtgcagtaacgtgcagaatgatgaacttaagccttcttctcggtcttcttgggcagcagcacggcctggatgtttggcagcactcctccctgggcgatggttacgcccgacagcagtttgttcaactcttcgtcgttacggatggccagctgcagatgacgcgggatgatacgtgtcttcttgttatcgcgagcggcatttccggccaactcgagcacttcagcagccaggtactccatcacggccgccagatagaccggagcaccggcaccgacacgctcggcgtagttgcctttgcgcagcagacgatgaatacggccgaccgggaactgcagaccagcacggttggaacgggactttgcctttcccttgacctttcctccctttccgcgtccagacattttcgattagatgtcgttacaggcttttcaactctcaacagatggatgtgcttctctttcgagtgcttgcgacggtttgag
This sequence is a window from Anopheles darlingi chromosome 3, idAnoDarlMG_H_01, whole genome shotgun sequence. Protein-coding genes within it:
- the LOC125955418 gene encoding uncharacterized protein LOC125955418, which produces MTGRGKGGKGLGKGGAKRHRKVLRDNIQGITKPAIRRLARRGGVKRISGLIYEETRGVLKVFLENVIRDAVTYTEHAKRKTVTAMDVVYALKRQGRTLYGFGGWQRLSWQLPPSSRMTGRGKGGKGLGKGGAKRHRKVLRDNIQGITKPAIRRLARRGGVKRISGLIYEETRGVLKVFLENVIRDAVTYTEHAKRKTVTAMDVVYALKRQGRTLYGFGG